The following DNA comes from Halobacillus litoralis.
GAAGGCTTGGATATTAAACGATCAGATAAGGTTTCCGGACCTTTGACTTCAAATTTAGGATCCATAGAATTCCATGAGGGCACCTGCAAAGTCGGCTTTAATTTAAGATATCCTGTTACGGTTGAATATGAAACAGTACTTGAATGCTTGGAAAGAGTGGTCTCCAAAATGAATGGCACCTTAAAAGTCTATGATCACCTCCCATCTATTCACCTTGATAAAGGCCATCCTTTTGTGGAAACATTGTTAGATGTATATAACAGTGTGACAGGCGAGAGGTTATCTGCCCATACAATCGGTGGGGCGACATACGCACGTGCTCTTGATGCAGGGGTAGCCTATGGTGCGTTATTTGCTGACAGCCCCGATACAGCTCACCAGAAGGATGAACATGTCTTCCTGGATGATATGGTACGAGCCATTGAGATATACGCGACCTGCATCTATGAATTGACAAAATAGAGTACCTAATTAGACTTGTACAAGTGAAGCAGTTGGGTGATGGTCTGAATCTCGTATAAAGGAGTATTGTACATGAGTAATCATTACTTTATTGGAACGAAAGTGACTCCTAGTATTCAAGAAGTGCTTATTCTTTGGCAGTCCAATTTAAAAGAGCATATGAGTTATAAAGTCTGGCCGCACCCTGAAGACTTTCATATTACGTTAAAGTTTTTAGGTGGATGCTCCGATGAAGTAATAAGAGAGTATATAAGACTGCTTCGATGTGAGGAATGGCCACTTGATTTTTCATTGAAGGTGGGTCCAGCTGGTTCCTTCGGTGATGAAAACACGCCGAGAGTATTTCATGCCAATATCGAAAAAGTCCTGCCGTTATTTGATATTAAAGAAAAAGTAGAAAAAATCGGATGCTCTTTAGGATTCCAAGAAGAAAAGAGGGCCTATCACCCACATGTAACTTTGGCTAAACAGCAACCTGAAGGGAAGTCACCGTTAGTATGCTCAGAGGAAAGCACTCCGTTTCTAAATCAGCATGATATGAATGTTGGAAGTTTTTCTATATTTAAAATTCACCCCAAAAAAACTCCCAGGTACGAAAAAATAGCTGATATAAAATTGAGGGAAAAGGAGTAAGTATGGCACAACTGATAAAATTACAAGATTATGTCTCCAGATATGAAAGGAACATTTTTCAATATCCCCCTAAATACATGCGTTTGAAGAGTGAAAATTGGGAGAAAATGCGAGGCCGGTTTGAACGTGGTCTTTTGCATGTGGAATCTACTGAAGAGGAAAAAACAGAAAAGCCTACGAAGTGGAATAAGCTATTACAAAGATTGAAAGTAGAGGAAGCAGAAGAATCCAATGAAAAAGCTTCTCCTTATATTCCTCAAACACTGAAGGAATTAAAACAATTTTTCTTAGATGGACTGATCCCATTCCAATTGAAATGGGCCTCTACAACGCTGCAGGATAAATCTTTTCTGGCCCCTGCATATTATGAAGAATCAGTTTTGAAATATTTTCTGCAGCGATTTCCAGATACCTACTTGCTTATGTACAAGCCTATCGTAGAAATGAAAAAAGCCCATATGGAGCTTGAACATATAATGATTGGTCCTTTTGGTATTGAAATTATCACTTATTTAACTGATCCTCATGGCGAGCTTGTACACCCAAGTTCAGAGAAGAGCTGGTACATAGAAGAAAACGGAGTTCCTCACAGACGGATGAACCCTTTGATCCCTTTAAGAAGATCAGAAACATTCGTGAAAAGTGTTCTAAGAAAGTATGATCTGGATTTTCCATTCCGTAAAGTAGTATTGGCTCCTGACCTTACTTTCATGGAGGGCCAGGAACCTTATCAAACCGTCTACATTGGTAAAGAAAAATATAATGATTGGTTTAAAGAGAAAAGACAAATGAAATCTCCTCTTAAACATGATCAATTGAAAGTGGCTGAAGCTTTACTAAAGCATAGTAGAACCACCTCTGTCAGAAGGCCGGAGTGGGACTATGAGGAGAGTCTCATGGAAGAATGAGTTCTTTTTCAGGGACGGCTTCTGGGCAGCCGATAAAGTAGCCTTGACCATAATTAACTCCTAATGCATGCAACCAGTTCCACTCATCCCTGGTTTCAATACCTTCTGCTAGAACTTTTATCCCTATGTGTTTAGCACGATCCATTACTTTATACAAAAAAGCCTGTTTTTCAGGACTGGTATGACAATTCTGTATATAGGAGCGGTCGATTTTCAAAAAATCAGGTTGAAGCAAATTTAACATCTCAAGAGTACTGTATCCTGCCCCGACATCATCAAGGGCTACTTTCATTCCTGAGGACTTGTATGTATCTAAAATAGATTTCATGTGATCGACATCTTTGATTTTTTCTGTTTCGACGACTTCGAAAACAAGGTCAGATGGATCGATATTGAACTCTTCAACGATTTGAAATGTGTGCTGCAGACAGAACTCTGGTACATAAATAGTGGAAGGTAAAAAGTTTATGAAAATCTTCTGCCCTGGGATTTGATTTTCAGTCCTAAGTAAAGACTCATAACCGAATATACGGTTTTCTTTCATATCCACGATCGGTTGTAAGTGAGCATTAAAATCCCCGTCATGGATGATTGCAGCTAATTCAGGCTTGCTAATTCTCTCGTATAGATGTTGAATGGAAATCGGAAGTGATTGTGAGGTTTTTGTATTCAGGATGTGCGCCCAGTAATCAGGTGTACTTGTTTTAAATAGTACCTCGATTGAAGCTTTTAATTCTGCTTGGGAATGGTAGTGAAATACATAAGCCTCTTCACTTTCATGAGCGAGTGGGAGTGGAAATTGTTTCACCACTTCTATTATGTGTTCAGGGTTGAACACGATTGCGCCACTCTCAGGAATGAATATGGATGTCCCACAATACTGACAGTCTTTAGCCAAGGTGAATTCCTCCTTCTTTTTTAACCATCTAGTAAATTATCAAATTCCAGTCTGTATTATCTTGCGCTCCAAAGTTGTGGCAAGAACAACTTCAAAGGTTTACTTTAATCATGTCGAGGTTGGTCTAGCCAAATGTGCCTTTGTCCCTATTAGTATAATAAAATAATAACATGTTTGTATAATGATTTGATTTGAATGTAGGAGAAATGTCTTATGTATATCGTAATCGTAAATCCCGAAGCCGGGCATGGAAGATCGATAAGACTGTTCAGGAAAATTCAAAAAGATCCTCTTTATAAAAAAGCCAATTGCCGTACATTTTTCACAGAAGGACCGGGACATGCAGAGAAAATTGCAGAACAAGTGGCCGAAATACATCACGAAAACCTTTCTTCGGTTATAGTTATTGGAGGGGATGGAACGCTGCATGAAGTGATCAATGGAATGAAACAATATCCAGATGTCCCTGTTACTTTTTTACCCGCGGGGTCTGGAAATGATTTTGGACGTGGAATTGGTTTGAAAACCAGAGGCGTAAAACTCTTCAGGAAAATTATTAGTCATCCATTGAATTATCGTGTATATTTAGGTTCCTATGTATTACACCAAAGATACAAATACGGAAAACGAACATTTCTTAATAGTATTGGCTTCGGGCTTGATGGGCATATAGTAACTTTAGTGAATGAATCAAATCACCGTCATTGGATTCGCAAGTTTCACCTTTCAAATTTCACTTACCCAATCGCTCTGCTCCGAGCAATAAAAAACATGAAGCCTATCCACTTTGAGCTCGAAATTGACGGACATACCCATCCAGTAACTGAAGGGATGATGGTGACCATCTCCAATCACCCGTATTATGGTGGAGGGATGAGAATAGCTCCAAAAGCAAGCCTGCAAAGTTCAAATCTACAAGTAATGATCGTTAGGCAGATATCAAAGAAAAAATTGTTGGCTTTATTTTTAAGTGTATTTATAGGGAAACATACCCAGATCAGGGAAGTGGAAGAAATCAAAGCTCATTCTGTAATATTTCGCTCGAAAGAGATGGTCCCTTTTCAAGTAGAT
Coding sequences within:
- a CDS encoding NERD domain-containing protein, whose protein sequence is MAQLIKLQDYVSRYERNIFQYPPKYMRLKSENWEKMRGRFERGLLHVESTEEEKTEKPTKWNKLLQRLKVEEAEESNEKASPYIPQTLKELKQFFLDGLIPFQLKWASTTLQDKSFLAPAYYEESVLKYFLQRFPDTYLLMYKPIVEMKKAHMELEHIMIGPFGIEIITYLTDPHGELVHPSSEKSWYIEENGVPHRRMNPLIPLRRSETFVKSVLRKYDLDFPFRKVVLAPDLTFMEGQEPYQTVYIGKEKYNDWFKEKRQMKSPLKHDQLKVAEALLKHSRTTSVRRPEWDYEESLMEE
- the thpR gene encoding RNA 2',3'-cyclic phosphodiesterase, which codes for MSNHYFIGTKVTPSIQEVLILWQSNLKEHMSYKVWPHPEDFHITLKFLGGCSDEVIREYIRLLRCEEWPLDFSLKVGPAGSFGDENTPRVFHANIEKVLPLFDIKEKVEKIGCSLGFQEEKRAYHPHVTLAKQQPEGKSPLVCSEESTPFLNQHDMNVGSFSIFKIHPKKTPRYEKIADIKLREKE
- a CDS encoding diacylglycerol/lipid kinase family protein — translated: MYIVIVNPEAGHGRSIRLFRKIQKDPLYKKANCRTFFTEGPGHAEKIAEQVAEIHHENLSSVIVIGGDGTLHEVINGMKQYPDVPVTFLPAGSGNDFGRGIGLKTRGVKLFRKIISHPLNYRVYLGSYVLHQRYKYGKRTFLNSIGFGLDGHIVTLVNESNHRHWIRKFHLSNFTYPIALLRAIKNMKPIHFELEIDGHTHPVTEGMMVTISNHPYYGGGMRIAPKASLQSSNLQVMIVRQISKKKLLALFLSVFIGKHTQIREVEEIKAHSVIFRSKEMVPFQVDGQGGRCCECHVKKASTKATIFKD
- a CDS encoding EAL domain-containing protein, which translates into the protein MAKDCQYCGTSIFIPESGAIVFNPEHIIEVVKQFPLPLAHESEEAYVFHYHSQAELKASIEVLFKTSTPDYWAHILNTKTSQSLPISIQHLYERISKPELAAIIHDGDFNAHLQPIVDMKENRIFGYESLLRTENQIPGQKIFINFLPSTIYVPEFCLQHTFQIVEEFNIDPSDLVFEVVETEKIKDVDHMKSILDTYKSSGMKVALDDVGAGYSTLEMLNLLQPDFLKIDRSYIQNCHTSPEKQAFLYKVMDRAKHIGIKVLAEGIETRDEWNWLHALGVNYGQGYFIGCPEAVPEKELILP